The proteins below are encoded in one region of Luteolibacter sp. Y139:
- a CDS encoding NAD(P)/FAD-dependent oxidoreductase → MTQGKQRVIVLGGGVIGLCSAYYALKRGLAVTVIEREAAGGDNCSMGNAGMIVPSHFIPLAAPGMIAKGLRWMFNAESPFYIRPRLDPALVRWAWLFYRHSTERHVAESRELLRDLNLESRRLFTELAEGDDFGFAKRGMLMLCKTAKGLDEEAAVGAAAREIGIQAEVLNAAATAKLDPSITMDVTGSVHFPQDCHLDPARFMAAMRRRVLELGGEIHSGVVIDTIESRDGKVTALSGGGQRFEGSQFVLACGSWSAELLRQTGLKLPLQAGKGYSLTLPNPPELPQHCSIFVEAKVAITPMGSGLRFAGTMEVGGLNLDIDPARVRGIVKSVNGYFPKFSERDFEGVKPWAGLRPVSPDGLPYLGPVPRFPNLIAATGHAMMGLSLGPVSGRLVADMLTHEKPFRPVEQMAAGRF, encoded by the coding sequence GTGACCCAAGGCAAGCAGCGTGTGATCGTCCTCGGCGGCGGCGTGATCGGATTGTGCTCCGCGTACTATGCGCTGAAGCGCGGTCTGGCGGTCACTGTGATCGAGCGCGAGGCGGCTGGCGGCGACAACTGCTCGATGGGCAATGCCGGCATGATCGTGCCGAGCCATTTCATCCCGCTCGCTGCGCCGGGCATGATCGCGAAGGGCTTGCGGTGGATGTTCAATGCCGAGAGCCCGTTCTACATCCGGCCGCGGCTGGATCCGGCATTGGTGCGCTGGGCGTGGCTGTTCTATCGTCATTCGACCGAACGGCATGTGGCGGAGTCACGGGAACTGCTCCGCGATTTGAATTTGGAAAGCCGCAGGCTCTTCACCGAGCTGGCAGAGGGGGACGACTTCGGATTCGCGAAGCGTGGGATGCTGATGCTGTGCAAGACGGCCAAGGGACTCGACGAGGAAGCTGCGGTCGGAGCCGCTGCTCGCGAGATCGGAATCCAGGCCGAAGTGCTGAATGCCGCGGCTACCGCGAAGCTGGATCCAAGCATCACGATGGATGTGACCGGCTCGGTGCATTTCCCGCAGGATTGCCATCTCGATCCGGCGCGCTTCATGGCGGCGATGCGTCGGCGTGTGCTCGAGCTTGGCGGGGAGATCCATAGCGGCGTGGTGATCGATACGATCGAGTCTCGCGATGGGAAGGTGACTGCTTTGAGCGGGGGCGGGCAGCGTTTCGAGGGAAGCCAGTTTGTCCTCGCGTGTGGATCGTGGAGCGCGGAGCTGCTGCGGCAGACCGGGCTCAAACTGCCACTGCAAGCGGGCAAGGGCTACTCGCTCACGTTGCCGAATCCCCCCGAGCTTCCGCAGCACTGCTCGATCTTTGTTGAAGCGAAGGTCGCGATCACGCCGATGGGAAGCGGCTTGCGTTTCGCCGGTACGATGGAAGTCGGCGGGCTCAATCTGGACATCGATCCGGCTCGCGTGCGCGGCATCGTGAAGTCGGTGAATGGCTACTTCCCGAAGTTCTCCGAGCGCGACTTTGAAGGGGTGAAGCCATGGGCGGGTTTGCGTCCGGTGTCGCCGGATGGCTTGCCTTATCTCGGCCCGGTGCCGCGTTTCCCGAATCTCATCGCGGCCACCGGTCATGCGATGATGGGGCTGAGTCTCGGTCCCGTGTCGGGACGGCTGGTGGCGGACATGCTCACGCATGAGAAGCCATTCCGGCCGGTGGAGCAGATGGCGGCGGGGAGGTTCTAA
- a CDS encoding OmpH family outer membrane protein translates to MIKVAAVVALALSAAAADAQAPRVAVIRVSEIFNKLESTVRATAETNARKAEIDKDSRMVTYKELYADLELRKKALEENPPKIDAETRKRLAREYAVKLQEAKSLLEDFEGFRADRMREIETDAVEGMKQRLAVIQSTAEQMAKQEGYDWVLDASGNTNTGLPLLLYAKKAHDLTDRVLASLGPAQASPTTPSPAPAPAPSSRPSPSPRPTPKSQAPN, encoded by the coding sequence ATGATCAAAGTCGCCGCTGTCGTAGCCCTCGCTCTTTCCGCCGCTGCGGCCGATGCCCAGGCGCCGCGCGTCGCGGTGATCCGGGTTTCCGAGATCTTCAACAAGCTGGAGAGCACGGTGCGCGCAACGGCCGAAACCAATGCCCGGAAGGCTGAAATCGACAAGGACAGCCGGATGGTGACCTACAAGGAGCTCTACGCCGACCTCGAACTCCGCAAGAAGGCGCTTGAAGAAAATCCGCCGAAGATCGACGCCGAAACCCGCAAGCGGCTCGCACGCGAGTATGCGGTCAAGCTTCAGGAGGCGAAGTCGCTGCTGGAGGATTTCGAGGGCTTCCGCGCCGACCGGATGCGGGAAATCGAGACCGACGCGGTGGAAGGAATGAAACAACGACTTGCGGTGATCCAAAGCACCGCCGAACAGATGGCCAAGCAGGAAGGCTACGACTGGGTGCTGGACGCATCCGGCAATACCAACACCGGCCTGCCCCTGCTCCTCTACGCCAAGAAAGCACACGACCTCACCGACCGCGTCCTCGCCTCCCTCGGCCCAGCACAAGCTTCCCCGACAACACCGTCACCAGCCCCTGCTCCCGCACCATCCTCCCGCCCTTCACCGTCACCCCGCCCTACCCCGAAATCGCAGGCACCCAACTAG
- a CDS encoding helix-turn-helix transcriptional regulator: MAHSSDQDILNVLDAAGPQWAELQAWRVTPIESSANGAITVHGPAFVYRWENGLGPVKVSFWTQQEGRIASGPGHLLAIEPGLGTIRLKLPGREPMVIGAVEPAIYQQIGELTAEAQSSVQGQGGERWSRDLIIVSAAMKLAALTREAAATASAPDRGTKRSPRKDQLVTQLHEWLRPNLEKSVKLGDAAKRFDKSPRQLIRILKETTGAGFAEHLTMHRLTLARALLMRSGQSVMEVARASGFNSREQFIRSFNKAFGWTPLQFRKAWNQAALSDAELVQLCQVSERSAVEWLPSGSVASSPDEDHEGEPHTVVVANALHDIVELFWVTPQGKRARIDVLERGGMVFVNRDTGGSCWIIRVPVSGKERYFRTPDDHALAVVTAEVMA, translated from the coding sequence ATGGCCCACAGTTCCGACCAAGACATCCTTAACGTTCTCGATGCCGCCGGCCCGCAGTGGGCTGAATTGCAGGCATGGCGCGTGACCCCCATCGAGTCATCTGCCAACGGAGCGATCACCGTCCACGGCCCGGCCTTCGTCTATCGCTGGGAAAACGGGCTCGGCCCCGTGAAAGTGTCGTTTTGGACCCAGCAGGAAGGCCGCATCGCCAGCGGCCCCGGCCACCTGCTCGCCATCGAGCCCGGCCTCGGCACCATCCGTTTGAAGCTGCCCGGCCGTGAGCCCATGGTCATCGGCGCGGTTGAGCCAGCCATTTATCAACAGATCGGCGAACTCACCGCCGAAGCCCAGTCTTCCGTCCAAGGCCAGGGTGGCGAACGCTGGTCGCGCGACCTGATCATCGTGTCCGCCGCGATGAAGCTCGCCGCGCTCACCCGCGAAGCCGCCGCCACCGCCAGCGCTCCCGACCGCGGCACCAAGCGCTCCCCGCGCAAGGACCAGCTCGTCACCCAGCTCCACGAGTGGCTGCGCCCGAATCTCGAAAAGTCGGTGAAGCTCGGCGATGCCGCCAAGCGCTTCGACAAGAGCCCGCGCCAGCTCATCCGCATTCTCAAGGAAACCACCGGTGCCGGTTTCGCCGAGCACCTCACCATGCACCGCCTGACCCTCGCCCGCGCGCTCCTGATGCGCAGCGGCCAATCGGTCATGGAGGTCGCCCGCGCTTCCGGCTTCAACAGCCGCGAGCAGTTCATTCGCTCCTTCAACAAGGCCTTCGGTTGGACGCCGCTGCAATTCCGCAAGGCATGGAACCAAGCCGCGCTCAGCGATGCCGAGCTGGTCCAGCTCTGCCAGGTTTCCGAACGCTCCGCCGTCGAATGGCTGCCCTCCGGCAGCGTCGCCTCCAGCCCCGATGAGGATCACGAAGGCGAGCCGCACACCGTGGTGGTGGCGAATGCGCTGCACGATATCGTGGAGCTCTTCTGGGTCACCCCGCAGGGCAAGCGCGCCCGCATCGACGTGCTCGAGCGCGGCGGCATGGTCTTCGTCAACCGCGACACCGGCGGCAGCTGCTGGATCATCCGCGTCCCGGTCTCCGGCAAGGAGCGCTACTTCCGCACGCCTGACGATCACGCCCTCGCGGTCGTCACGGCCGAAGTGATGGCCTGA
- a CDS encoding 3-keto-disaccharide hydrolase, producing the protein MKSYLFSAILVLTGLAAAEPEKLFTAPNLEGWKTQGAAYWTVADGVLTGQSDDKKQSSVLWSEKSYKDFTVECEFRYSGDVDSGIFLRHENEQIQVGVSRSLKRDMTGSPYIGSKRGYPQEASGVKDVLKEGDWNRMKVVAKGNTYTVTLNGKQVIEYVSDTAKESGPIGFQVHPGVKMKIEFRNVTVEPLG; encoded by the coding sequence ATGAAATCGTATTTGTTCTCCGCCATCCTGGTTCTAACGGGCCTCGCTGCCGCCGAGCCGGAGAAACTTTTCACGGCTCCCAACCTTGAAGGCTGGAAGACCCAGGGCGCGGCCTATTGGACCGTTGCCGACGGGGTCCTGACGGGCCAGAGCGATGATAAGAAGCAGAGCTCGGTGCTGTGGTCGGAGAAGAGCTACAAGGACTTCACCGTCGAGTGCGAGTTCCGCTACTCCGGCGACGTCGACTCCGGAATCTTCCTCCGTCACGAGAACGAGCAGATCCAGGTCGGCGTGTCCCGCTCGCTGAAGCGCGACATGACCGGCTCGCCCTACATCGGCAGCAAGCGCGGCTATCCCCAGGAAGCCAGCGGCGTGAAGGACGTGCTCAAGGAGGGCGACTGGAACCGCATGAAGGTGGTGGCGAAGGGCAACACTTACACCGTCACGCTCAACGGCAAGCAGGTCATCGAATACGTCTCGGACACCGCCAAGGAGTCCGGCCCGATTGGCTTCCAAGTCCATCCAGGCGTGAAGATGAAGATCGAGTTCCGCAACGTGACGGTCGAACCGCTGGGGTGA